A region of Dioscorea cayenensis subsp. rotundata cultivar TDr96_F1 chromosome 5, TDr96_F1_v2_PseudoChromosome.rev07_lg8_w22 25.fasta, whole genome shotgun sequence DNA encodes the following proteins:
- the LOC120260544 gene encoding uncharacterized protein LOC120260544, whose translation MFLFHATTSLSFFLLLLHVSSLLLSKLFSYLHQRSAFRGEECIHHEEKKLLSLEKDELIEDIVFGCEDLLLFFYENSERNDTHVVGQDKDSIEQTTFEFQVDDDTINNNASESTAHDSPQKNHTEIPTIQSSEPVVAIFDSKTKEEDLSKEKRFILVDHNTYSDSKRFKLDEIHGESDCNYGDSSITGESSSWRSSTIFRDSETEYPFSSSSRRSSSLWESYTMFRKYDEEMLFFDKITAQKLHETETLESIKIKPRSVSQRIAHKYSKIKKHKQFPRSRDPYKELESAYVAQVCLAWEALCWNYNNFRRVSLDKNMDFHGYSARVAQEFQQFHVLLQRFIEIEPYEHGSRPQVFARMKISSPKLLQVPEFRESEGDESKENMSSRISSAEFLNILEEGLKTFMNFLKTDKKSHCEMLKALFKKTSIKHSLIKKTKNKKKSKLKVLRKRKVSEAQEMEILMGLIDMKVVSRVLRMPEISEEQLQWCEEKINKVSVWDGKTQRDSSPLFFPIAS comes from the exons ATGTTTCTCTTCCATGCAACCACCTCTCTcagcttctttcttcttctccttcacgtctcttctcttctcctctccAAGCTCTTCAGCTACCTTCACCAAAGATCAGCCTTCAGAGG GGAAGAGTGCATTCATCATGAAGAGAAGAAGCTCTTATCTTTAGAAAAGGATGAATTGATAGAAGATATTGTCTTTGGATGTGAAGATCTGCTGCTTTTCTTCTATGAAAACAGTGAGAGGAATGATACTCATGTTGTGGGGCAAGACAAAGATTCAATTGAACAAACAACCTTTGAGTTCCAAGTTGATGATGATACCATCAATAATAATGCCTCAGAATCAACAGCACATGATTCCCCTCAAAAGAATCATACTGAGATTCCAACAATCCAATCCTCTGAGCCAGTTGTTGCAATATTTGACTCTAAAACTAAAGAAGAGGACTTGTCCAAGGAGAAGAGGTTCATCCTAGTAGACCATAATACTTACTCTGATAGCAAGAGGTTCAAGCTTGatgaaatccatggagaaagtGATTGTAACTATGGTGATTCCTCCATCACTGGTGAGTCAAGCTCATGGAGAAGCTCAACTATTTTCAGGGACTCAGAAACAGAGTATCCATTCTCTTCATCATCAAGAAGAAGCTCTTCGCTTTGGGAGTCTTACACAATGTTCCGTAAATATGATGAAGAGATGTTGTTCTTTGATAAGATCACCGCCCAAAAACTCCATGAAACag aaACTCTGGAGTCTATCAAGATCAAGCCAAGATCAGTGTCTCAAAGGATAGCCCACAAGTATTCGAAGATCAAAAAGCATAAACAATTCCCAAGAAGCAGGGATCCATATAAAGAGTTGGAGAGTGCCTATGTAGCTCAGGTTTGCTTAGCATGGGAAGCACTTTGTTGGAATTACAACAACTTCCGCAGAGTGAGTCTTGATAAAAATATGGACTTTCACGGTTATTCTGCAAGAGTTGCTCAAGAGTTTCAGCAGTTTCACGTCCTACTTCAGCGGTTTATAGAGATTGAGCCTTATGAACATGGCTCAAGACCTCAAGTCTTTGCTAGAATGAAGATCTCTTCTCCAAAATTACTTCAAGTTCCTGAGTTCAGAg AATCAGAGGGTGATGAAAGCAAGGAAAACATGAGTTCAAGGATTTCATCAGCAGAGTTTCTTAACATACTAGAAGAGGGGCTAAAAACATTCATGAACTTTCTCAAAACTGACAAGAAGAGCCACTGTGAGATGCTCAAAGCTTTGTTCAAGAAGACATCAATCAAACACAGTTTGatcaagaaaaccaaaaacaaa AAGAAGTCAAAGCTCAAAGTGTTGAGAAAGAGGAAGGTGAGTGAAGCTCAAGAGATGGAGATACTAATGGGTCTCATAGACATGAAGGTggtgtctagggttttgaggatgCCTGAAATAAGCGAAGAGCAGTTACAATGGTGTGAGGAGAAGATCAATAAAGTGAGTGTTTGGGATGGCAAGACACAAAGAGATTCCTCCCCACTTTTTTTCCCTATTGCTTCATGA